One part of the Saprospiraceae bacterium genome encodes these proteins:
- a CDS encoding SUMF1/EgtB/PvdO family nonheme iron enzyme, whose product MKGNYSKIVFLLSFSLLLGACSKSKKGESSATGWKYNDQKWGGFEKVDYNGQSTGPNLVLIEGGTFTMGLTEEDVTYEWNNIPRRVTVSSFYMDETEVSNINYREYVYYLNRVYKSYPEVFKKALPDTLVWREELAYNEPFVETYFRYPSYDEYPVVGVSWLQAKEYCKWRTDRVNEFILIEKGILNPNPDQVDSDNFNTGSYLAGQYQGNVRKNLEDLQTGGERPVKFDDGILLPEYRLPTESEWEYAALALKGKQSENKDELITDRRNYPWDGNTARYKRRDKYMGNILANFKRSQGDYMGMAGKLNDHAHITAPVRTYYPNDFGLYNMAGNVSEWVEDLFRPLTSTTLRDVENHDLNPFRGNEFKELTLDEAGNPVEKDSLGKMRFQMVSDSAVEFRENYNKGDVKKYRDDDDEVIKYQYGKSSLINEKSRVYKGGSWADRLFWCSPGARRFKDEDKSDRTIGFRCAMTRTGGPEGNEDAGGLEFKRKMPKVKRDYK is encoded by the coding sequence ATGAAAGGCAATTATTCAAAAATCGTCTTTTTACTGAGTTTCTCATTACTATTGGGAGCTTGCAGTAAAAGCAAAAAAGGAGAATCCTCCGCAACAGGTTGGAAGTATAACGACCAAAAATGGGGTGGATTTGAAAAGGTTGACTATAATGGACAGTCCACCGGACCAAATCTTGTACTTATTGAAGGGGGTACTTTTACCATGGGACTTACCGAGGAAGATGTAACGTATGAATGGAATAACATCCCCCGTAGGGTGACTGTTTCTTCATTTTATATGGACGAAACTGAGGTGTCTAACATCAATTATCGCGAATATGTTTATTACCTTAACCGGGTTTATAAATCATATCCAGAGGTATTTAAGAAAGCACTTCCAGACACTTTAGTGTGGCGGGAAGAGCTAGCTTACAACGAACCATTCGTTGAAACTTATTTCAGATATCCATCCTATGATGAATATCCAGTAGTAGGTGTAAGCTGGTTACAAGCTAAAGAATATTGTAAATGGAGAACAGATCGAGTGAATGAATTCATTCTTATCGAAAAAGGAATCTTAAATCCAAATCCGGATCAGGTAGATTCTGATAATTTCAACACCGGTTCATACCTGGCTGGACAATATCAAGGAAATGTTCGTAAAAACCTTGAAGATTTACAGACAGGTGGAGAAAGACCCGTAAAATTTGATGATGGGATTCTTTTACCTGAATATAGATTGCCAACAGAATCTGAGTGGGAATATGCCGCTTTAGCTTTAAAAGGTAAACAATCAGAAAATAAAGATGAGTTGATTACCGACAGAAGGAATTATCCTTGGGATGGTAATACAGCGAGATACAAAAGAAGAGATAAATACATGGGTAACATTCTGGCAAACTTTAAGAGAAGCCAGGGTGACTACATGGGTATGGCTGGAAAATTAAATGACCATGCTCATATAACGGCTCCTGTACGTACCTATTATCCAAATGATTTTGGTCTTTATAATATGGCTGGAAACGTTTCAGAATGGGTAGAAGATTTATTCCGCCCTTTAACTTCCACTACCTTAAGAGATGTCGAAAACCACGATTTGAATCCTTTTAGAGGTAATGAATTTAAAGAATTAACATTAGATGAAGCAGGAAATCCTGTTGAAAAAGACAGCTTAGGTAAGATGAGATTTCAAATGGTTTCAGATTCTGCTGTTGAATTCCGTGAAAACTATAATAAAGGAGATGTTAAAAAGTACCGCGATGATGATGATGAAGTAATTAAGTATCAATATGGTAAATCCTCATTGATCAATGAAAAATCAAGAGTTTACAAAGGTGGTTCTTGGGCAGATCGTTTATTTTGGTGTTCTCCAGGTGCTCGTAGATTTAAAGATGAAGATAAGTCAGATCGTACCATTGGTTTTAGATGTGCGATGACTCGTACCGGAGGACCAGAAGGTAATGAAGATGCTGGTGGTCTTGAATTTAAGCGCAAAATGCCTAAAGTAAAAAGAGATTATAAATAG